The Planococcus donghaensis genome contains a region encoding:
- a CDS encoding protein arginine kinase: MAVERFLQPHASSWMANDGKNVDIAMSTRVRLARNLNNFKFPYAFTEDEALKVDKEISSVLLDKGNELDYTFSHISIEELAELQKEILVEKHLISPYLINSHHSGSVLLSDNEELSIMVNEEDHLRIQSLQSGFQLQQAYKIANELDSLLEKNLSYAFHEKHGYLTSCPTNVGTGMRASVMLHLPALTMSHQIQRIIPAISRLGMVVRGIYGEGSEALGNVYQISNQLTLGKSEYEILQDLENMTEQIIQQERKAREAIALNSPVVLEDRIYRSLGVLTHSRLLTTEEAATCLSDVRLGIDLKMIQDVDMSILNELMIFMQPAFLQQYADKPLQPKERDFARAKLFRERLNKNGINSEGEDLA; encoded by the coding sequence ATGGCAGTTGAGCGTTTTCTTCAACCCCATGCAAGTAGCTGGATGGCTAACGATGGTAAAAATGTAGATATTGCAATGAGTACGAGAGTTAGGTTGGCCAGAAATTTAAACAATTTTAAATTCCCATATGCTTTTACAGAAGATGAAGCACTCAAAGTGGACAAAGAAATCTCGTCTGTATTATTAGATAAAGGAAATGAATTAGACTATACTTTTAGCCATATCAGTATTGAAGAGCTAGCTGAGTTGCAAAAAGAGATACTGGTAGAAAAACATTTAATTAGTCCTTATCTTATAAATAGTCATCACTCAGGTTCTGTTTTGTTGTCTGATAACGAAGAGCTGAGTATTATGGTGAATGAAGAAGATCATTTGCGAATTCAAAGTCTTCAGTCAGGGTTTCAACTTCAGCAAGCATATAAAATAGCAAATGAGCTAGATTCTCTTTTGGAAAAAAATTTATCTTATGCTTTCCATGAAAAACATGGATACTTAACTAGTTGTCCAACAAATGTAGGTACTGGGATGCGGGCATCCGTTATGCTTCATTTGCCTGCTTTAACTATGTCTCATCAAATCCAACGAATCATTCCCGCTATTTCAAGACTTGGAATGGTAGTTCGAGGCATTTATGGTGAGGGTAGTGAAGCTTTAGGAAATGTTTATCAAATATCTAACCAATTGACTCTTGGAAAATCAGAATACGAAATTCTTCAAGACCTAGAAAACATGACAGAGCAAATTATCCAACAAGAACGCAAAGCGCGTGAAGCAATTGCATTAAATTCCCCAGTGGTATTAGAAGATCGGATATATCGTTCACTTGGCGTTCTTACCCATTCGAGACTGCTGACGACAGAAGAAGCTGCGACGTGTCTGTCAGATGTTCGTTTGGGTATAGATTTAAAAATGATTCAAGATGTAGATATGTCGATTTTGAATGAGTTAATGATTTTTATGCAGCCGGCATTTTTACAGCAATATGCAGACAAGCCACTGCAACCGAAAGAACGCGATTTTGCTCGGGCGAAGTTGTTCCGAGAGAGGTTGAATAAAAACGGTATAAATAGTGAAGGAGAGGATCTTGCATGA
- the folB gene encoding dihydroneopterin aldolase gives MDFIHVNDMEFYGYHGVFPEETKLGQRFRLTVSLAVDLQQAGETDALEHTVHYGEVYEACRSIVEGEPKKLVEAVAESVANRILADFPLVKGIRVQLIKPDPPIPGHYKSVAIELTRGKFA, from the coding sequence ATGGATTTTATTCATGTAAATGATATGGAGTTTTATGGTTATCATGGGGTGTTTCCGGAAGAAACGAAATTGGGTCAACGATTTCGTTTAACGGTTTCGTTAGCTGTGGATTTGCAGCAAGCTGGAGAAACTGACGCGCTAGAGCATACAGTACATTACGGAGAAGTTTATGAAGCGTGTCGTTCAATTGTCGAGGGAGAGCCAAAGAAATTGGTGGAAGCCGTAGCGGAAAGTGTCGCCAATCGAATTCTAGCCGACTTTCCTTTAGTGAAAGGCATCCGTGTCCAGCTAATCAAACCAGATCCTCCGATTCCTGGTCATTATAAATCGGTAGCGATTGAATTGACGCGAGGGAAGTTTGCATGA
- a CDS encoding ATP-dependent Clp protease ATP-binding subunit yields the protein MMFNRFTQRAQKVLQLAQEEAIRMKHESIGTEHILLGLIREGGGIAAKALEAIEVNTQLIEEGVKELVGVGEKEVGPIVHYTPRAKKVIELSVDESRKLGHSYIGTEHLLLALIREGEGVAARVLGNAGVSLNKARQQVLQLLGSNEQTSTGTSPNASANTPTLDGLARDLTQVAREGGLDPVIGRSDEITRVIEVLSRRTKNNPVLIGEPGVGKTAIAEGLAQQIVNNEIPETLRDKRVMVLDMGTVVAGTKYRGEFEDRLKKVMDEIRQAGNVILFIDELHTLIGAGGAEGAIDASNILKPSLSRGELQCIGATTLDEYRKYIEKDAALERRFQPIQVDEPSVEESIQIIRGLRDRYEAHHRVKITDEAIEAAAKMSDRYISDRFLPDKAIDLIDEAGSKVRLRSYTTPPDLKELESRLEAARSEKNEAVQSQEFEKAASLRDAEQKLQNQLDKTKKEWKEKQGKEESEVTVEDIAKVVSMWTGIPVSKLAQTESDKLLNLESILHNRVIGQNEAVTSISKAIRRARAGLKDPKRPIGSFIFLGPTGVGKTELARALAESMFGDEEAMIRIDMSEYMERHSTSRLVGSPPGYVGYEEGGQLTEKVRRKPYSVVLLDEIEKAHPDVFNILLQVLEDGRLTDSKGRRVDFRNTVIIMTSNVGAEELKYNKYVGFNLEDAKTDYKDMKGKMLAELKKAFRPEFLNRVDDMIVFHSLEKDNLREIVNLMTKQLVDRLKEQDIELELTDAALEKVANEGYDPEYGARPLRRSLQKHVEDRLSEELLKGTALSGQKMIFDVEGDEFIVRTSKPEKAKEIAIEKK from the coding sequence ATGATGTTTAATCGATTTACACAACGCGCACAAAAAGTTCTTCAGTTAGCTCAAGAAGAGGCAATTCGCATGAAACATGAATCAATCGGTACAGAGCACATTCTTCTCGGTTTGATTCGTGAAGGTGGGGGGATTGCTGCTAAAGCTCTTGAAGCGATTGAAGTGAATACACAGTTGATCGAAGAAGGTGTTAAAGAATTGGTTGGAGTCGGCGAAAAAGAAGTCGGTCCAATTGTGCATTACACACCGAGAGCCAAAAAAGTTATTGAATTGTCAGTTGATGAGTCCCGTAAATTGGGTCACTCTTATATAGGAACAGAACATTTACTATTAGCGCTTATTCGTGAAGGAGAAGGCGTTGCAGCTCGTGTGTTAGGAAATGCCGGTGTTAGCTTGAATAAAGCGCGCCAGCAAGTATTACAGCTTCTAGGCAGCAATGAGCAGACGTCAACAGGGACGAGCCCGAATGCATCGGCGAATACACCAACATTAGATGGATTAGCTCGTGATTTGACACAAGTCGCTCGTGAAGGCGGGTTGGATCCTGTAATTGGCAGAAGCGATGAAATTACACGTGTGATTGAAGTGTTGAGTCGTAGAACAAAAAATAACCCAGTTTTAATTGGTGAACCTGGTGTTGGTAAAACAGCGATTGCTGAAGGATTGGCTCAACAAATCGTTAACAATGAAATTCCTGAAACATTGCGTGACAAACGCGTTATGGTTTTGGATATGGGTACTGTAGTTGCAGGAACAAAATACCGCGGGGAATTTGAAGATCGCTTGAAAAAAGTGATGGATGAAATTCGTCAAGCAGGTAACGTTATTCTTTTTATCGATGAGCTTCATACATTAATTGGTGCTGGCGGTGCAGAAGGGGCGATTGATGCGTCTAATATTTTGAAACCTTCACTCTCACGTGGAGAACTTCAATGTATCGGTGCTACAACGTTAGATGAGTACCGTAAGTATATTGAAAAAGATGCAGCTCTTGAGCGTCGTTTCCAACCAATTCAAGTAGATGAGCCTTCAGTTGAAGAATCGATTCAAATTATTCGTGGCTTGCGCGATCGTTATGAGGCGCATCACCGTGTGAAAATTACGGATGAAGCAATTGAAGCAGCGGCTAAAATGTCAGACCGCTATATTTCGGATCGATTCTTACCAGATAAAGCAATTGATTTGATCGATGAGGCCGGATCGAAAGTAAGACTTCGTTCTTATACAACTCCACCAGATTTAAAAGAGTTGGAATCTCGTTTAGAAGCGGCACGTTCTGAGAAAAATGAAGCTGTTCAAAGCCAAGAGTTTGAAAAAGCGGCTTCGCTTCGTGATGCTGAACAAAAACTGCAAAACCAATTAGATAAAACGAAGAAAGAATGGAAAGAAAAACAAGGCAAAGAAGAGTCTGAAGTGACAGTAGAAGATATTGCGAAAGTCGTTTCTATGTGGACGGGTATTCCAGTTTCGAAACTGGCACAAACAGAATCAGATAAATTGTTGAACTTGGAGTCTATCTTGCATAACCGTGTTATTGGGCAAAATGAAGCAGTAACTTCAATTTCTAAAGCTATTCGACGTGCGCGTGCAGGGTTGAAAGATCCAAAACGTCCAATTGGATCGTTTATTTTCCTTGGTCCAACAGGTGTTGGTAAAACTGAATTAGCACGTGCCTTAGCAGAGTCTATGTTTGGCGATGAAGAAGCGATGATTCGCATCGACATGTCCGAGTATATGGAAAGACATTCAACTTCGCGTTTGGTTGGGTCACCTCCAGGTTATGTTGGATATGAAGAAGGCGGACAGTTAACAGAAAAAGTTCGTAGAAAACCTTATTCTGTAGTACTTCTTGATGAAATTGAGAAAGCTCACCCGGATGTTTTCAACATTCTGTTGCAAGTTCTTGAAGATGGTCGTTTAACGGATTCAAAAGGTCGCAGAGTCGATTTCCGTAATACGGTTATTATCATGACTTCAAACGTAGGGGCAGAAGAGTTGAAATACAATAAATATGTTGGCTTTAATTTGGAAGATGCAAAAACGGATTACAAAGATATGAAAGGGAAAATGCTTGCTGAATTGAAAAAAGCATTCCGCCCAGAATTCTTGAACCGTGTAGATGATATGATTGTCTTCCATTCTCTTGAAAAAGATAACTTAAGAGAAATTGTGAACTTGATGACAAAACAATTGGTAGATCGCCTGAAAGAGCAGGATATCGAATTGGAATTAACAGATGCAGCGCTTGAAAAAGTAGCAAACGAAGGATATGATCCAGAATACGGGGCGCGTCCATTGCGTCGTTCACTTCAAAAACATGTAGAAGATCGCTTGTCAGAAGAGTTATTGAAAGGTACGGCTCTATCAGGACAAAAAATGATCTTTGATGTTGAAGGCGATGAATTTATCGTTCGAACAAGTAAGCCAGAAAAAGCAAAAGAAATAGCAATAGAAAAAAAATAA
- the folP gene encoding dihydropteroate synthase, whose protein sequence is MEINVKDKTLVMGILNVTPDSFSDGGKYSGVQQALTHAKQMIADGVDIIDVGGESTRPGHVQISDEEEIGRIIPVIQELRQKFDVIISVDTYKSRVAEAAIAAGAHIINDIWGAKYDPEIVKVAAKWNVPIVLMHNRNDTAYSNFHENLVEDLKESIEIALSAGVPKENIWLDPGVGFVKSVEQNLQAIQSIGRIAELGYPVLLGTSRKSFIGKILNTTVEERLEGSLATVCYGINQGCSIVRVHDVKETVRTVRMMDALTGKCSYKEEK, encoded by the coding sequence GTGGAAATCAATGTTAAAGATAAAACGCTCGTTATGGGTATATTAAATGTTACGCCCGATTCTTTTTCTGACGGTGGAAAGTATAGTGGGGTACAACAAGCGCTAACGCATGCTAAGCAAATGATCGCGGATGGTGTGGACATAATCGACGTAGGTGGTGAGTCGACGCGACCAGGTCATGTGCAAATTTCAGACGAAGAAGAAATTGGACGGATTATTCCTGTAATCCAAGAGTTGCGTCAAAAGTTCGACGTAATAATTTCTGTCGATACCTATAAATCACGTGTAGCAGAAGCGGCAATTGCTGCAGGTGCCCATATTATTAATGATATTTGGGGAGCTAAATACGATCCCGAAATTGTAAAAGTGGCGGCAAAGTGGAATGTGCCAATCGTCTTGATGCATAATCGTAACGATACAGCTTATTCGAATTTTCATGAAAATCTAGTAGAAGATCTTAAAGAAAGTATTGAAATCGCTCTTTCTGCTGGTGTTCCAAAAGAAAATATTTGGCTCGATCCAGGTGTGGGATTTGTTAAATCGGTTGAGCAAAACTTGCAAGCAATCCAGTCAATTGGGCGAATAGCAGAATTGGGATACCCGGTGCTTCTTGGTACTTCTAGAAAATCATTCATTGGTAAGATTTTAAATACTACTGTAGAAGAGCGGTTGGAAGGTTCACTCGCAACTGTTTGCTATGGCATTAACCAAGGTTGCAGCATTGTCCGGGTTCATGATGTAAAAGAAACAGTGCGCACAGTGCGGATGATGGATGCGCTAACAGGCAAATGCTCATATAAGGAGGAGAAATAA
- a CDS encoding UvrB/UvrC motif-containing protein has product MICDQCGERSASVIVKQQQQGQMVERNLCHICAAENHSINIAFEQDPLAIHQLLSNWFPNAQASINPVRKEIATCPSCGFTFSKFLRIGKFGCASCYDAFSPQLNEIFKRFHNGNIEHTGKIPASYGTTLKIKKEIEELRKQMQISIQGEHFEEAARLRDEVKVLSAKLEGGIQDGS; this is encoded by the coding sequence ATGATTTGCGATCAATGCGGAGAGCGTTCTGCATCAGTTATAGTTAAACAACAGCAACAAGGACAGATGGTTGAACGGAATTTATGTCATATCTGTGCTGCTGAAAACCATAGTATTAATATTGCTTTTGAACAAGATCCATTAGCTATTCATCAGTTATTATCAAATTGGTTCCCTAATGCGCAAGCATCCATTAACCCAGTCAGAAAGGAAATAGCAACTTGTCCTTCCTGTGGCTTCACTTTCTCTAAATTTTTACGTATCGGGAAGTTCGGATGTGCTTCTTGTTATGATGCGTTTTCCCCGCAGCTTAATGAGATCTTTAAACGCTTCCATAATGGGAATATAGAACATACCGGTAAAATTCCAGCTTCTTACGGCACAACTTTAAAAATAAAAAAAGAAATTGAAGAACTTCGAAAACAAATGCAAATATCCATTCAAGGTGAGCATTTTGAAGAAGCTGCTAGATTAAGAGATGAAGTAAAAGTTCTAAGTGCAAAGCTTGAAGGGGGTATCCAGGATGGCAGTTGA
- the lysS gene encoding lysine--tRNA ligase: MSEELNDQLVVRRQKMQNFRDNGMDPFGGRFERTHLSEEIIEQYGKFSKEELEEASHEVVIAGRVMTKRGKGKAGFAHIQDLKGQIQIYVRKDAIGDEAYEFYNTVDLGDILGIKGVVFKTNVGELSIKVKEVEFLTKALRPLPEKFHGLKDVEQRYRQRYLDLLTSEESKETFILRSRIIQSMRRYLDNEGFLEVETPMLHSIAGGAAAKPFITHHNALDMELYIRIAIELHLKRLIVGGLEKVYEIGRVFRNEGISTRHNPEFTMLELYEAYADYNDIMALTENLVAHIAQEVLGTTTVQYGEDQINLAVGWKRLHMADAVKEYTGVDFWKHMTKEEAQALAKEHNIEIKSTMEVGHILNEFFEQKVEEQLVQPTFIYGHPVEISPLAKKNPEDERFTDRFELFIVRREHANAFTELNDPIDQRQRFEAQLVEKAEGNDEAHEMDEDFIEALEYGLPPTGGLGIGIDRLIMLLTNSSSIRDVLLFPQMRPKE, translated from the coding sequence ATGTCAGAAGAATTAAACGATCAATTAGTAGTAAGGCGTCAAAAAATGCAGAATTTCCGAGATAACGGAATGGATCCATTTGGTGGCCGTTTCGAGCGGACTCACTTATCTGAAGAAATAATTGAGCAATATGGCAAGTTTTCTAAAGAAGAACTTGAAGAAGCATCACATGAAGTAGTAATTGCTGGACGGGTTATGACTAAGCGCGGAAAAGGAAAAGCCGGCTTTGCGCATATTCAAGATTTAAAAGGTCAAATCCAAATTTACGTACGTAAAGATGCAATTGGTGATGAAGCTTACGAGTTTTATAACACAGTTGACTTAGGGGATATTCTTGGGATTAAAGGTGTCGTATTTAAAACAAACGTAGGCGAACTTTCCATTAAAGTAAAAGAAGTGGAGTTCCTTACAAAAGCGTTACGCCCATTACCGGAAAAATTCCATGGCTTAAAAGATGTAGAGCAACGTTACCGTCAGCGTTATTTAGATTTACTGACAAGTGAAGAAAGCAAAGAGACCTTTATTCTGCGTAGTCGTATTATCCAATCAATGCGTCGTTACTTAGATAATGAAGGATTCTTGGAAGTTGAAACTCCGATGCTTCATTCAATTGCTGGGGGAGCGGCTGCAAAACCGTTTATTACACACCACAACGCATTAGATATGGAATTGTATATCCGCATTGCGATTGAGCTTCACTTGAAACGCTTAATTGTAGGTGGATTAGAAAAGGTTTATGAAATTGGACGCGTCTTCCGCAACGAAGGAATCTCAACTCGTCATAACCCTGAGTTCACGATGTTAGAATTATATGAAGCTTACGCAGATTATAACGACATCATGGCCCTTACAGAAAACTTAGTGGCTCATATTGCACAAGAAGTTCTCGGGACTACCACAGTTCAATATGGAGAAGATCAAATTAACTTGGCTGTAGGCTGGAAGCGACTGCACATGGCTGATGCTGTTAAAGAATATACAGGCGTAGACTTCTGGAAGCATATGACTAAAGAAGAAGCTCAAGCTTTAGCGAAAGAACACAATATTGAAATCAAATCTACAATGGAAGTCGGCCATATCTTAAATGAGTTCTTTGAGCAAAAAGTGGAAGAACAATTAGTTCAACCAACTTTTATTTATGGACATCCAGTTGAAATTTCACCTCTAGCTAAGAAAAACCCAGAAGATGAACGTTTTACAGATCGCTTTGAATTGTTTATAGTGCGCCGTGAACATGCTAATGCATTTACAGAGTTAAACGATCCAATCGATCAACGTCAGCGTTTCGAAGCTCAATTGGTTGAAAAAGCTGAAGGTAACGATGAAGCTCATGAAATGGACGAAGATTTCATTGAAGCTCTAGAATATGGATTGCCACCAACAGGTGGATTAGGAATTGGAATTGATCGATTAATTATGTTGTTAACAAATTCTTCATCTATTAGAGATGTTTTATTGTTCCCACAAATGCGTCCGAAAGAGTAG
- the cysK gene encoding cysteine synthase A — protein sequence MARVGNSITDLIGQTPIVKLNRLTGPEDADVYLKLEYFNPGSSVKDRIALAMIEAAEQSGDLKEGDTIIEPTSGNTGIGLAMIAAAKGYKSVLVMPETMSMERRNLLRAYGAELILTPGPDGMNGPNGAIKTAEKNAAENGWFMPQQFNNEANPEVHRLTTGPEIVETMGEQLDAFVSGIGTGGTITGAGQVLKEKYPEIRIVAVEPADSAVLSGCKPGPHKIQGIGAGFVPAVLDTKVYDEIIQVTNDQSYDTARQAAREEGILGGVSSGAAIYAALQVAKRLGKGKKVLAIIPSNGERYLSTPLYQFDESN from the coding sequence GTAGGAAATTCAATTACTGATTTGATTGGACAAACACCTATTGTAAAGTTGAATCGGTTAACAGGTCCTGAAGATGCAGACGTTTATTTGAAATTAGAATACTTCAACCCAGGCAGCAGCGTAAAAGATAGAATTGCACTTGCAATGATTGAAGCGGCTGAACAGTCCGGAGATCTAAAAGAAGGCGACACAATTATCGAACCAACAAGCGGAAACACAGGAATCGGTTTAGCGATGATCGCAGCTGCAAAAGGCTATAAATCTGTTTTGGTTATGCCGGAGACGATGAGCATGGAGCGTCGCAACTTGTTGCGTGCTTATGGCGCTGAATTGATTTTAACGCCAGGTCCAGACGGTATGAATGGACCAAACGGTGCGATTAAAACGGCTGAGAAAAATGCAGCTGAAAACGGTTGGTTTATGCCTCAACAATTTAATAACGAAGCAAACCCTGAAGTTCATCGGTTAACGACGGGCCCAGAAATCGTTGAAACAATGGGCGAACAACTAGATGCATTTGTTTCAGGAATTGGTACTGGCGGAACGATCACAGGTGCTGGTCAAGTATTAAAAGAAAAGTATCCAGAAATTCGCATCGTTGCAGTAGAACCTGCTGATTCAGCTGTGTTATCAGGTTGCAAGCCAGGACCTCACAAAATCCAAGGAATCGGAGCTGGATTTGTTCCGGCAGTACTCGATACCAAAGTATACGATGAAATTATTCAAGTAACGAACGATCAATCATACGATACGGCGCGTCAAGCAGCTCGCGAAGAAGGCATTCTTGGAGGGGTATCTTCAGGAGCGGCCATTTACGCTGCACTTCAAGTTGCGAAACGTTTAGGTAAAGGCAAAAAAGTGCTAGCGATTATTCCGTCCAACGGAGAACGCTACTTAAGCACACCGCTCTACCAATTTGATGAATCGAACTAA
- a CDS encoding CtsR family transcriptional regulator, with the protein MRNISDVIEGYLRQVIELSERDHIEIKRSEVAEKFQCVPSQINYVINTRFTVDRGYLVESKRGGGGYIRIKRIRLHQKSDVIAEVIERLEHGATQIMAEDIVFRLLDEEIISKREAKLILSAIDRGTLLLPLPTRDEIRARILIAMLFTIKYQTNT; encoded by the coding sequence ATGCGGAACATTTCGGATGTAATTGAAGGTTATTTGAGGCAAGTTATCGAATTAAGCGAGAGAGACCATATTGAAATTAAGCGCAGTGAAGTGGCAGAAAAATTTCAATGTGTTCCATCTCAAATAAATTATGTTATAAATACTCGGTTTACTGTTGATCGGGGATACTTGGTAGAAAGTAAGCGTGGTGGCGGAGGGTATATTCGCATTAAAAGAATTCGGCTCCATCAAAAATCAGATGTTATAGCAGAAGTTATTGAGCGATTGGAACATGGAGCTACGCAGATAATGGCAGAAGATATCGTTTTTAGACTACTTGATGAAGAAATTATTTCCAAGCGAGAAGCTAAACTAATTCTTAGTGCCATCGATCGGGGTACTTTGCTTCTCCCTCTTCCAACACGTGATGAAATTAGAGCACGTATTCTTATAGCGATGCTCTTCACAATTAAATATCAAACAAACACATAA
- the radA gene encoding DNA repair protein RadA, producing the protein MAKKKTKFICQSCGYESARWMGKCPGCASWNTMTEEVEVQAPKGTRGSFQHSASVPQKATPINAIETQDEPRVETELSELNRVLGGGIVPGSLVLIGGDPGIGKSTLLLQVSAMLANGGNRVLYISGEESIRQTKLRAERLDATSSELFIYAETNLELIHHTIEDVAPDFVIVDSIQTVHHPEVTSAPGSVTQVRESTAELMRIAKTKNIAIFLVGHVTKEGQIAGPRILEHMVDTVLYFEGERHHTYRILRSVKNRFGSTNEIAIFEMLQSGLKEVLNPSELFLQERSSGSAGSTVVASMEGTRPILVEIQALVTPSSFNYPKRMATGIDVNRVTLLMAVLEKRVGMLLQAQDAYIKVAGGVKLDEPAIDLAVLASIVSSFRDKAPNVYDCIIGEVGLTGEVRRVSRIEQRVQEAAKLGFKRAIIPASNLGGWDYPEGIRVVGVESVNDALKEIFPQ; encoded by the coding sequence ATGGCTAAGAAAAAGACGAAATTTATTTGTCAGTCGTGTGGCTATGAATCAGCCAGGTGGATGGGGAAATGTCCAGGATGCGCATCATGGAATACGATGACAGAAGAAGTAGAAGTCCAAGCTCCTAAAGGCACACGCGGTTCTTTTCAACATAGTGCATCTGTTCCGCAAAAAGCGACGCCTATCAATGCGATTGAAACACAAGACGAACCACGAGTAGAAACGGAACTAAGCGAACTAAACCGTGTACTTGGTGGAGGCATTGTGCCAGGGTCATTAGTGCTTATTGGTGGGGACCCGGGTATCGGAAAATCAACTTTGTTATTGCAAGTATCAGCGATGCTTGCAAACGGTGGAAACCGGGTATTATATATTTCCGGAGAAGAATCAATTCGCCAAACTAAATTGCGTGCAGAACGTTTAGATGCAACTTCTTCAGAGTTGTTCATTTATGCTGAAACAAACCTTGAATTGATTCACCATACCATTGAAGATGTAGCACCTGATTTTGTTATCGTTGATTCAATTCAGACCGTTCATCACCCTGAAGTCACGTCTGCACCAGGTAGTGTGACCCAAGTAAGAGAAAGTACGGCAGAATTGATGCGAATCGCTAAAACAAAAAACATTGCGATTTTCCTTGTTGGGCATGTAACCAAAGAAGGTCAAATTGCAGGACCACGTATTTTGGAGCATATGGTAGATACGGTATTGTATTTTGAAGGCGAACGCCATCACACGTACCGCATTTTACGTAGTGTTAAAAATCGTTTTGGTTCTACGAATGAAATCGCGATTTTTGAAATGCTTCAAAGTGGATTAAAAGAAGTACTGAATCCATCAGAGTTATTTTTACAAGAGCGTTCGAGTGGTTCGGCTGGTTCAACCGTTGTCGCTTCAATGGAAGGAACAAGGCCCATCTTGGTGGAAATCCAAGCATTAGTCACGCCTTCCAGCTTTAATTACCCGAAGCGGATGGCGACGGGAATTGATGTCAATCGGGTCACCTTATTGATGGCGGTGCTTGAAAAGCGTGTAGGTATGCTTTTGCAAGCTCAAGACGCGTATATTAAAGTTGCAGGAGGTGTAAAACTCGACGAACCAGCGATTGATTTGGCTGTGTTAGCAAGTATTGTATCGAGTTTCCGTGATAAAGCACCAAATGTGTATGATTGTATAATCGGCGAAGTCGGGTTGACCGGTGAAGTGAGACGTGTATCACGTATTGAGCAACGCGTTCAAGAGGCAGCAAAACTAGGATTTAAGCGTGCCATTATTCCAGCGTCTAATTTAGGTGGCTGGGATTATCCGGAAGGAATTCGCGTAGTGGGTGTAGAAAGTGTTAACGATGCATTAAAAGAGATTTTTCCACAGTAA
- the folK gene encoding 2-amino-4-hydroxy-6-hydroxymethyldihydropteridine diphosphokinase, translating into MNQSYLSLGSNMGDRFEMLRQAVSQLSKSPSITVTRISSLYETDPVGFTEQEPFLNMVVQLETELDAFKLLDVCQEIEHNLNRKRLVRWGPRTIDLDILLYNRDNIESERLIVPHPRMEERAFVMVPLLELAPEFKIVHSFKADGVRLWKSYKDVEAFLLEE; encoded by the coding sequence ATGAACCAAAGTTATTTATCACTCGGTTCTAATATGGGAGATCGCTTTGAGATGTTGCGACAAGCAGTATCGCAACTTTCGAAATCTCCTTCTATTACCGTTACGCGCATTTCTTCTCTCTACGAAACAGATCCTGTAGGATTTACAGAGCAAGAACCTTTTCTAAATATGGTTGTTCAGCTCGAAACGGAATTGGATGCATTCAAGTTGTTGGATGTGTGTCAGGAGATTGAACATAATTTAAATCGCAAGCGCCTTGTTAGATGGGGACCGAGAACGATAGACCTTGATATTTTATTGTATAACCGAGATAACATAGAAAGTGAAAGGCTTATTGTTCCGCACCCGCGCATGGAGGAACGCGCATTCGTTATGGTGCCGTTACTTGAACTTGCACCAGAATTTAAAATAGTGCACAGCTTTAAAGCAGACGGCGTTCGTTTATGGAAATCATATAAGGACGTTGAAGCATTTTTACTAGAAGAGTAA